From the genome of Solanum pennellii chromosome 6, SPENNV200:
AACAAGAGCTCTATATACATACACTCAAAGCAATGTTTGTTGGAACTATAATACTCAAGCATACGACACCCATTAATTGTCAATACCAAAACTTTGATATTTAATCAAGTCACTTTCATCCGATTTCAGTTTACCTTTATCCTAATAAATCACTGCATTGATTGAGATCAAAGTCCACAAATCCTGCATATTTACATATTCTTCGAGTCACTGCATCATCATGAATACATTGGGCATGATATTTAGGCTactcttgataaaaaaaaaaaaaaactctacaTAAAGGAACTAAGGGTTAAGATAAGTACAAAATTTAAACGAACGGTCAAAGTAAGGTGCAAACAGGAGTACAACACGGAGCTGATCACCTCTAATTTATTCTATTGTATCATGTCAGTAACTAAGACagaacaaaaaggaaaagattAAATATAACTATGACAGAGACAAATTTATGTGAAACACATAATTTTGTATTACCAACTCTATGTTCCATAAGTTAAGGTATATGTCGTCATTACAGAAGTAACGTGTTAAATTAAACTGTGGAACATTATAATGGACAAGACACAATAAAAGTGAACTACTTtttctaaatttgaattaaCAAAGAGAATAGGAGAATGAAGTGGACTAAAATGAAATCGAAATGCAAGAGTAGATGCTTGACTAAAGCACGTATAAGAGTAGTATATGTGTACTTAAACATTTATTTGTCTAAACAAGACTACTGATGTATTCTTTTTCTTGGCGGAAAGGTTGTGCAATTAATTCAAGTTTGATAGAACTATGTTAAGAAAGGTGAGAActttctccctttctttttgcattagtgTTCTGCATTTTTGGCATTTCATGGATGTAAAGGATTCATAGAGCCGACTCGAACTGATTTGGGATTGAGGGTAACTGATTATTTTGGAACTTAATGAAGTTGGGGTAGAAAGTTCTAGCTCATAGTGAATTTTTGGTCATGTTAATGAATATGAGTAGCTTAGCATGTTACTTGACTGATGAAGTGAATCTTTATAGACATTAGTGTGTTAAGGTTGTATGAGAGGCTCGATTTTGATTGTTAAACTTTATATGTTATGGATCACCTCACTTTCTCTATTGCTTCTCGGCTTTAGTTTTTTCTGTAAAATGGgaggtgggggggggggtattgAGGTGATTtgtgttaggtagtggagccttattaattttaggttttcctatttattctctattttaggttttcctatttatttctgtaaccaaaaatactctgatttattaatataaatatacctcatcgccgtggaagtttactcacggggtgttaccacgaaatattgggttttctctttctctgtctagatctctcatctctttctcttgaagttcttgtgttcttcattcatctagtgtgtgtgcgtgaattcgatcctaacaattTGTGCTTCAATTTTAAACATCAATTTATGGTGTCTTCTAAGGGAGCTTTGTTGGAAGAGATAGAGTCATTGGTCCAGAGACACTCAAGCAAGCTCTATGTGAGTTTTGCCCTATTGGGTGGAAGCGTTAAAGAGGAATATTGTAGAGAGAAGAGAGTAGTGGAAgactgatattttatttatgaaggcAAATGCCCcttatatacacatacataatgaCCTTTCATCTTTGCTAAAGGACGATTGGCctttactatttacacagtTACTTGACctttactatttacacagtAACTTGACTCTTACTATTTATGATTAGGACTTACTGACACTATTTACTTttttacaagaaaacaaaataaactttggCCAAATGGCCGACatactattttctattttatttaatggcctttacatttttatatatggCCGACAATGATTATGACTAATTTGTACATATATCTTTATGTCTTATCTTCTTCTCCTTAGTTTATTCCAGTTGTACTCCCGGGACATAGTTATCTTCGCCATTGTATTTTGACCATAGATGGTCTGGATACTTTTGTCCAATCAGTTTGCAGTATCTGGTCATCAAGTCTTGAGAAATGAAATTTTTCCTGATAGCTCTTGTTGTAGGTGTTTGTTCTGGCTTTAGCAGACTTAATATCCATTGTCGTACTTCTTCCATATCTGCTGCTCTTATATCTTTACAATTGGAGTATATCATTGTTTGATCTCTGTTGTAATAACTCCAAATTGCATTTTCATTTAGGTAGTTGTTTGATAACTCATTTAATATAGTAGCTATCCCAATAGTCCTTTTGTTTGCATAAAAATCTGGGATATCCACCTTCTGTATCTCTTCTTGTATATCTATTTTTTCTGGTATTATCATATCTCTAGTTAAACCTATCTTAATAACTTGTATTGTAGGTTTAATTTCTTCATATAGTATNNNNNNNNNNNNNNNNNNNNNNNNNNNNNNNNNNNNNNNNNNNNNNNNNNNNNNNNNNNNNNNNNNNNNNNNNNNNNNNNNNNNNNNNNNNNNNNNNNNNNNNNNNNNNNNNNNNNNNNNNNNNNNNNNNNNNNNNNNNNNNNNNNNNNNNNNNNNNNNNNNNNNNNNNNNNNNNNNNNNNNNNNNNNNNNNNNNNNNNNNNNNNNNNNNNNNNNNNNNNNNNNNNNNNNNNNNNNNNNNNNNNNNNNNNNNNNNNNNNNNNNNNNNNNNNNNNNNNNNNNNNNNNNNNNNNNNNNNNNNNNNNNNNNNNNNNNNNNNNNNNNNNNNNNNNNNNNNNNNNNNNNNNNNNNNNNNNNNNNNNNNNNNNNNNNNNNNNNNNNNNNNNNNNNNNNNNNNNNNNNNNNNNNNNNNNNNNNNNNNNNNNNNNNNNNNNNNNNNNNNNNNNNNNNNNNNNNNNNNNNNNNNNNNNNNNNNNNNNNNNNNNNNNNNNNNNNNNNNNNNNNNNNNNNNNNNNNNNNNNNNNNNNNNNNNNNNNNNNNNNNNNNNNNNNNNNNNNNNNNNNNNNNNNNNNNNNNNNNNNNNNNNNNNNNNNNNNNNNNNNNNNNNNNNNNNNNNNNNNNNNNNNNNNNNNNNNNNNNNNNNNNNNNNNNNNNNNNNNNNNNNNNNNNNNNNNNNNNNNNNNNNNNNNNNNNNNNNNNNNNNNNNNNNNNNNNNNNNNNNNNNNNNNNNNNNNNNNNNNNNNNNNNNNNNNNNNNNNNNNNNNNNNNNNNNNNNNNNNNNNNNNNNNNNNNNNNNNNNNNNNNNNNNNNNNNNNNNNNNNNNNNNNNNNNNNNNNNNNNNNNNNNNNNNNNNNNNNNNNNNNNNNNNNNNNNNNNNNNNNNNNNNNNNNNNNNNNNNNNNNNNNNNNNNNNNNNNNNNNNNNNNNNNNNNNNNNNNNNNNNNNNNNNNNNNNNNNNNNNNNNNNNNNNNNNNNNNNNNNNNNNNNNNNNNNNNNNNNNNNNNNNNNNNNNNNNNNNNNNNNNNNNNNNNNNNNNNNNNNNNNNNNNNNNNNNNNNNNNNNNNNNNNNNNNNNNNNNNNNNNNNNNNNNNNNNNNNNNNNNNNNNNNNNNNNNNNNNNNNNNNNNNNNNNNNNNNNNNNNNNNNNNNNNNNNNNNNNNNNNNNNNNNNNNNNNNNNNNNNNNNNNNNNNNNNNNNNNNNNNNNNNNNNNNNNNNNNNNNNNNNNNNNNNNNNNNNNNNNNNNNNNNNNNNNNNNNNNNNNNNNNNNNNNNNNNNNNNNNNNNNNNNNNNNNNNNNNNNNNNNNNNNNNNNNNNNNNNNNNNNNNNNNNNNNNNNNNNNNNNNNNNNNNNNNNNNNNNNNNNNNNNNNNNNNNNNNNNNNNNNNNNNNNNNNNNNNNNNNNNNNNNNNNNNNNNNNNNNNNNNNNNNNNNNNNNNNNNNNNNNNNNNNNNNNNNNNNNNNNNNNNNNNNNNNNNNNNNNNNNNNNNNNNNNNNNNNNNNNNNNNNNNNNNNNNNNNNNNNNNNNNNNNNNNNNNNNNNNNNNNNNNNNNNNNNNNNNNNNNNNNNNNNNNNNNNNNNNNNNNNNNNNNNNNNNNNNNNNNNNNNNNNNNNNNNNNNNNNNNNNNNNNNNNNNNNNNNNNNNNNNNNNNNNNNNNNNNNNNNNNNNNNNNNNNNNNNNNNNNNNNNNNNNNNNNNNNNNNNNNNNNNNNNNNNNNNNNNNNNNNNNNNNNNNNNNNNNNNNNNNNNNNNNNNNNNNNNNNNNNNNNNNNNNNNNNNNNNNNNNNNNNNNNNNNNNNNNNNNNNNNNNNNNNNNNNNNNNNNNNNNNNNNNNNNNNNNNNNNNNNNNNNNNNNNNNNNNNNNNNNNNNNNNNNNNNNNNNNNNNNNNNNNNNNNNNNNNNNNNNNNNNNNNNNNNNNNNNNNNNNNNNNNNNNNNNNNNNNNNNNNNNNNNNNNNNNNNNNNNNNNNNNNNNNNNNNNNNNNNNNNNNNNNNNNNNNNNNNNNNNNNNNNNNNNNNNNNNNNNNNNNNNNNNNNNNNNNNNNNNNNNNNNNNNNNNNNNNNNNNNNNNNNNNNNNNNNNNNNNNNNNNNNNNNNNNNNNNNNNNNNNNNNNNNNNNNNNNNNNNNNNNNNNNNNNNNNNNNNNNNNNNNNNNNNNNNNNNNNNNNNNNNNNNNNNNNNNNNNNNNNNNNNNNNNNNNNNNNNNNNNNNNNNNNNNNNNNNNNNNNNNNNNNNNNNNNNNNNNNNNNNNNNNNNNNNNNNNNNNNNNNNNNNNNNNNNNNNNNNNNNNNNNNNNNNNNNNNNNNNNNNNNNNNNNNNNNNNNNNNNNNNNNNNNNNNNNNNNNNNNNNNNNNNNNNNNNNNNNNNNNNNNNNNNNNNNNNNNNNNNNNNNNNNNNNNNNNNNNNNNNNNNNNNNNNNNNNNNNNNNNNNNNNNNNNNNNNNNNNNNNNNNNNNNNNNNNNNNNNNNNNNNNNNNNNNNNNNNNNNNNNNNNNNNNNNNNNNNNNNNNNNNNNNNNNNNNNNNNNNNNNNNNNNNNNNNNNNNNNNNNNNNNNNNNNNNNNNNNNNNNNNNNNNNNNNNNNNNNNNNNNNNNNNNNNNNNNNNNNNNNNNNNNNNNNNNNNNNNNNNNNNNNNNNNNNNNNNNNNNNNNNNNNNNNNNNNNNNNNNNNNNNNNNNNNNNNNNNNNNNNNNNNNNNNNNNNNNNNNNNNNNNNNNNNNNNNNNNNNNNNNNNNNNNNNNNNNNNNNNNNNNNNNNNNNNNNNNNNNNNNNNNNNNNNNNNNNNNNNNNNNNNNNNNNNNNNNNNNNNNNNNNNNNNNNNNNNNNNNNNNNNNNNNNNNNNNNNNNNNNNNNNNNNNNNNNNNNNNNNNNNNNNNNNNNNNNNNNNNNNNNNNNNNNNNNNNNNNNNNNNNNNNNNNNNNNNNNNNNNNNNNNNNNNNNNNNNNNNNNNNNNNNNNNNNNNNNNNNNNNNNNNNNNNNNNNNNNNNNNNNNNNNNNNNNNNNNNNNNNNNNNNNNNNNNNNNNNNNNNNNNNNNNNNNNNNNNNNNNNNNNNNNNNNNNNNNNNNNNNNNNNNNNNNNNNNNNNNNNNNNNNNNNNNNNNNNNNNNNNNNNNNNNNNNNNNNNNNNNNNNNNNNNNNNNNNNNNNNNNNNNNNNNNNNNNNNNNNNNNNNNNNNNNNNNNNNNNNNNNNNNNNNNNNNNNNNNNNNNNNNNNNNNNNNNNNNNNNNNNNNNNNNNNNNNNNNNNNNNNNNNNNNNNNNNNNNNNNNNNNNNNNNNNNNNNNNNNNNNNNNNNNNNNNNNNNNNNNNNNNNNNNNNNNNNNNNNNNNNNNNNNNNNNNNNNNNNNNNNNNNNNNNNNNNNNNNNNNNNNNNNNNNNNNNNNNNNNNNNNNNNNNNNNNNNNNNNNNNNNNNNNNNNNNNNNNNNNNNNNNNNNNNNNNNNNNNNNNNNNNNNNNNNNNNNNNNNNNNNNNNNNNNNNNNNNNNNNNNNNNNNNNNNNNNNNNNNNNNNNNNNNNNNNNNNNNNNNNNNNNNNNNNNNNNNNNNNNNNNNNNNNNNNNNNNNNNNNNNNNNNNNNNNNNNNNNNNNNNNNNNNNNNNNNNNNNNNNNNNNNNNNNNNNNNNNNNNNNNNNNNNNNNNNNNNNNNNNNNNNNNNNNNNNNNNNNNNNNNNNNNNNNNNNNNNNNNNNNNNNNNNNNNNNNNNNNNNNNNNNNNNNNNNNNNNNNNNNNNNNNNNNNNNNNNNNNNNNNNNNNNNNNNNNNNNNNNNNNNNNNNNNNNNNNNNNNNNNNNNNNNNNNNNNNNNNNNNNNNNNNNNNNNNNNNNNNNNNNNNNNNNNNNNNNNNNNNNNNNNNNNNNNNNNNNNNNNNNNNNNNNNNNNNNNNNNNNNNNNNNNNNNNNNNNNNNNNNNNNNNNNNNNNNNNNNNNNNNNNNNNNNNNNNNNNNNNNNNNNNNNNNNNNNNNNNNNNNNNNNNNNNNNNNNNNNNNNNNNNNNNNNNNNNNNNNNNNNNNNNNNNNNNNNNNNNNNNNNNNNNNNNNNNNNNNNNNNNNNNNNNNNNNNNNNNNNNNNNNNNNNNNNNNNNNNNNNNNNNNNNNNNNNNNNNNNNNNNNNNNNNNNNNNNNNNNNNNNNNNNNNNNNNNNNNNNNNNNNNNNNNNNNNNN
Proteins encoded in this window:
- the LOC107022348 gene encoding uncharacterized protein LOC107022348 — encoded protein: MIIPEKIDIQEEIQKVDIPDFYANKRTIGIATILNELSNNYLNENAIWSYYNRDQTMIYSNCKDIRAADMEEVRQWILSLLKPEQTPTTRAIRKNFISQDLMTRYCKLIGQKYPDHLWSKYNGEDNYVPGVQLE